A window from Streptomyces sp. NBC_00335 encodes these proteins:
- a CDS encoding helix-turn-helix domain-containing protein yields the protein MPRRPTEIGPAGERTAIAIEYLRISRGFAQRELADRVTALGHPMTNTMLSRIERTRRRCDVDDLVAIAAALGVCPLALLRGTS from the coding sequence ATGCCCCGACGCCCCACGGAAATCGGCCCTGCCGGAGAACGGACCGCCATTGCCATCGAGTACCTCCGCATTTCGCGCGGCTTCGCCCAGCGCGAGCTCGCCGACCGCGTGACCGCGCTCGGCCACCCCATGACCAACACGATGCTGTCCCGCATAGAGCGCACCCGGCGCCGCTGCGACGTCGACGACCTCGTCGCCATCGCCGCCGCCCTCGGGGTCTGCCCGCTCGCCCTGCTCCGCGGGACCTCGTAG
- a CDS encoding DNA repair ATPase, which produces MTTATAMDARTYEVLSYEVLRDRLAAQAGELARRAEALNAARIAEFGTTELSLAGSERLRTEGVRVVPRDVVAVGDVLLFGYDGSVAAGAERAVSDVFHLYDRDLNPLPEDAAPGLLDDPAFVREFGALHRYFQGARLLRLRGVDGKLLAVFQTGERAEDMRVLRWSLTPSGGARFLDARGERDHVFPPAHDVEWTRTAREDHVLGRHPHVSIDGRIFVSTVGGALTVKTGNDTESVEGVHREPVDEPLQSLADAEIAYATVGPLILLRIRPYKEETPRHLVFNAVTNAVVRLDGIGRSCRRLPEDQGIVFPGGYCLASGTVKTFGAGDTDTSDLEFERAVHSPNGEDVLYVFHDRTQGRSLLLPYNLIRKEVATPISCHGHALFEDGTLVVLRAEANEPAGAHPVQIWHTPYVSDTHPVSMGDGPLGRIGNADLVRGIADCLSIARQSTETTPTGTIYETLVAACIRAADLHHWLGEPEAGLRGPLEAVRSTAAQVLEESETVRALTRQASDTLAQSAQQIARLVRRIRGESPAGAEEWIDRITELRRAQGHLLTLKEMQYADTAGIDALAGDVESDIASTARRAVAFLHREDAFTDHHAEAERLAADAEAITTVAGAAPVAERLEERAFGLQTLVEVVTGLDVGDATVRTTILERIAEVLGSLNHARATLAARRRELLDQEGRAEFAAEFALLGQAVTGALAAAGTPEECEAQRARLLLQLENLESRFAEHDAFLTAITDKRTEIHDAFSAREQTLRDARARRAETLADSARRVLETVTRRASGLESPDEIHTYFASDPMAAKVRRTADELRQLGDSVRAEELEGRLLAARQEAARALRDRSELFADGGDTIRLGRHRFAVTRQAAELTLVPHQDGLSFALTGTDYRRPVTDPEFAATRPYWDRLLPSESPDVYRAEYLAARLLAEHGTEALAAADLPALVRQAAEAAYDEGYQRGVHDHDATAILGVLLELHESAVLLRYPPRERAAATLFWAHATTAESRDSFIRRAMSLARARDTFGLAPAIDGLQAEIAEDLARFAPEAADPARAAEYLFEELTTGPAGFAVSASARVLLDKFRRSVGSSPYDDELTALPDLGTRQHLVEGWLTAYAAACGEHIDAGDIAEAAAVELCPSLKRYDTTGETTATVAGLLGAHPRITGRSLTLRLDEFLARTAEFTAQAVPGFRAYQRYRSALLASERTQLHVDAYRPRVMSSFVRNRLVDEVYLPLIGDNLAKQLGAAGDAKRTDNSGLLLLLSPPGYGKTTLMEYVAERLGLLLVKVDGPALGHHTTSLDPAEAPDAAARRELEKIAFALAAGSNVLLYLDDIQHTSPELLQKFIPLCDATRTLNGHDLRGKRFAVCMAGNPYTESGQRFSIPDMLANRADVWNLGDVLTGKEDAFALSFVENALTSNPVLAPLAARDRADLELLVRLAADDPTARRDRLTHPYPPAELDRILAVLRHLFIARGTVLAVNDAYIASAAQSEASRTEPPFRLQGSYRNMNKIVARISPAMNEAELIAVIDDHYTSEAQTLTTGAEANLLKLGALRGTLAERQAARWSEITTSYVRAQALGSSGDDPLSRAVAALGLLADRVAAVESAITRATDPRHLLATSNGRHAAREE; this is translated from the coding sequence ATGACCACGGCCACGGCGATGGACGCCCGTACGTATGAGGTGCTGTCGTACGAGGTGCTGCGCGACCGGCTGGCGGCGCAGGCCGGCGAGCTGGCCCGGCGGGCCGAGGCCCTGAACGCCGCTCGGATCGCCGAGTTCGGAACGACGGAGCTCTCCCTCGCGGGTTCTGAGCGCCTGCGCACCGAGGGCGTAAGGGTGGTGCCCCGCGACGTCGTCGCCGTCGGGGACGTGCTGCTCTTCGGGTACGACGGCTCGGTGGCCGCGGGTGCCGAGCGTGCGGTGTCGGACGTTTTCCATCTGTACGACCGCGACCTGAACCCGCTCCCGGAGGACGCGGCCCCCGGTCTCCTCGACGACCCCGCCTTCGTACGGGAATTCGGCGCGCTGCACCGCTACTTCCAGGGCGCGCGACTGCTCCGGCTCCGGGGTGTCGACGGCAAGCTGCTGGCCGTGTTCCAGACCGGGGAGCGGGCCGAGGACATGCGCGTCCTGCGCTGGTCTCTCACCCCGTCGGGCGGGGCGCGGTTCCTGGATGCCCGGGGCGAGCGCGACCACGTCTTCCCGCCCGCCCATGACGTCGAGTGGACGCGGACGGCGCGCGAGGACCACGTCCTGGGTCGGCACCCGCACGTCTCCATCGACGGACGGATCTTCGTCTCGACGGTCGGCGGCGCGCTCACCGTCAAGACCGGGAACGACACCGAGAGCGTCGAGGGCGTCCACCGGGAGCCGGTCGACGAGCCGCTCCAGTCCCTCGCCGACGCCGAGATCGCGTACGCGACCGTGGGCCCGCTCATCCTGCTGCGGATCCGCCCTTACAAGGAGGAGACACCGCGCCACCTGGTCTTCAACGCCGTCACGAACGCCGTGGTCCGCCTCGACGGCATCGGCCGGTCCTGCCGCCGGCTTCCCGAAGACCAGGGCATCGTCTTCCCCGGCGGCTACTGCCTCGCCTCGGGCACGGTGAAGACCTTTGGCGCCGGCGACACGGACACCTCGGACCTGGAGTTCGAGCGCGCCGTCCACTCCCCCAACGGCGAGGACGTGCTGTACGTCTTCCACGACCGCACACAGGGACGGAGCCTGCTCCTGCCCTACAACCTGATCCGCAAGGAGGTCGCCACCCCGATCTCCTGCCACGGCCACGCACTCTTCGAGGACGGCACCCTTGTCGTTCTGCGCGCCGAGGCCAACGAGCCTGCCGGGGCGCACCCGGTGCAGATCTGGCACACCCCGTACGTCTCTGACACCCACCCCGTGTCCATGGGCGACGGCCCGCTCGGCCGGATCGGCAACGCCGACCTGGTCCGGGGCATCGCCGACTGCCTGTCCATCGCCCGCCAGTCCACCGAGACCACTCCCACCGGCACCATCTACGAGACCCTGGTCGCCGCCTGCATCCGGGCCGCCGACCTCCACCACTGGCTGGGCGAACCGGAAGCCGGCCTGCGCGGCCCCCTGGAGGCGGTCCGGTCCACCGCCGCACAGGTTCTTGAGGAGTCCGAGACAGTCCGGGCCCTCACCCGGCAGGCCTCCGACACGCTCGCCCAGTCCGCCCAGCAGATCGCCCGGCTGGTCCGGCGCATCCGAGGCGAGTCCCCGGCCGGTGCCGAGGAGTGGATCGACCGCATTACCGAGCTGCGCCGCGCACAAGGGCACCTGCTCACCCTCAAGGAGATGCAGTACGCGGACACGGCGGGCATCGACGCCCTGGCCGGCGACGTGGAGAGCGACATCGCCTCCACCGCCCGGCGCGCCGTGGCCTTCCTGCACCGCGAGGACGCCTTCACCGACCACCACGCCGAGGCCGAACGGCTCGCCGCCGACGCCGAGGCGATCACCACCGTCGCCGGGGCCGCCCCGGTCGCGGAGCGGCTTGAGGAGCGGGCCTTCGGGCTACAGACCCTGGTCGAGGTCGTCACAGGCCTGGACGTCGGTGACGCGACCGTACGCACCACCATCCTGGAGCGGATCGCCGAGGTCCTCGGCAGCCTGAACCACGCCCGAGCCACCCTGGCCGCCCGCCGCCGCGAACTCCTCGACCAGGAAGGGCGGGCCGAGTTCGCGGCCGAGTTCGCGCTGCTCGGCCAGGCCGTCACCGGCGCCCTCGCCGCGGCCGGCACTCCCGAGGAGTGCGAGGCACAGCGTGCCCGGCTGCTGCTCCAACTGGAGAACCTGGAGTCACGCTTCGCCGAGCACGACGCGTTCCTCACCGCGATCACCGACAAGCGGACCGAGATCCACGACGCGTTCTCCGCACGCGAGCAGACCCTCCGGGATGCCCGCGCCCGGCGCGCCGAGACCCTCGCCGACTCCGCCCGCCGGGTCCTGGAGACGGTCACCCGTCGCGCGTCGGGACTGGAGAGCCCCGACGAGATCCACACCTACTTCGCATCCGACCCGATGGCGGCCAAGGTCCGCCGCACCGCCGACGAGCTGCGGCAGCTCGGAGATTCGGTCCGGGCGGAGGAACTGGAGGGCCGCCTGCTGGCCGCCCGCCAGGAGGCCGCACGCGCCCTGCGAGACCGCAGCGAGCTGTTCGCGGACGGCGGCGACACGATCCGCCTGGGCCGCCACCGCTTCGCCGTCACCCGCCAAGCCGCCGAACTGACCCTCGTACCGCACCAGGACGGCCTGTCCTTCGCCCTGACCGGCACCGACTACCGCCGGCCGGTCACCGACCCGGAGTTCGCCGCCACCCGCCCCTACTGGGACCGGCTGCTGCCGTCCGAATCGCCCGACGTGTACCGGGCCGAGTACCTCGCCGCCCGGCTGCTCGCCGAACACGGCACGGAAGCCCTCGCCGCAGCCGACCTGCCGGCACTCGTGCGTCAGGCTGCCGAAGCCGCGTACGACGAGGGCTACCAGCGGGGCGTCCACGATCACGACGCCACCGCGATCCTGGGCGTGCTCCTCGAACTGCACGAGTCCGCCGTGCTGCTGCGCTACCCGCCACGCGAGCGGGCGGCGGCCACACTCTTCTGGGCCCACGCGACGACGGCCGAGTCCCGCGACTCCTTCATCCGCCGTGCGATGTCTCTGGCGCGGGCTCGCGACACTTTCGGGCTCGCGCCGGCCATCGACGGCCTGCAAGCCGAAATCGCCGAGGACCTCGCCAGGTTCGCCCCGGAGGCGGCCGATCCCGCACGCGCAGCCGAGTACCTCTTCGAGGAGCTGACCACAGGACCCGCGGGGTTCGCTGTCTCCGCCTCGGCCCGTGTGCTCCTCGACAAGTTCCGGCGCAGCGTGGGCTCCTCGCCCTACGACGATGAGCTCACTGCCTTGCCCGACCTCGGAACACGGCAGCACCTCGTCGAAGGCTGGCTCACCGCCTACGCCGCGGCCTGCGGCGAACACATCGACGCGGGCGACATCGCCGAAGCCGCGGCCGTCGAACTGTGCCCCTCCCTGAAGCGCTACGACACCACCGGCGAGACCACCGCCACCGTAGCCGGGCTCCTCGGCGCCCACCCACGGATCACCGGACGCTCCCTCACGCTGCGCCTGGACGAGTTCCTGGCCCGCACCGCGGAGTTCACCGCCCAAGCCGTCCCGGGCTTCCGCGCCTACCAGCGGTACCGCAGTGCCCTCCTCGCATCCGAGCGCACGCAGCTGCACGTCGACGCGTACCGGCCCCGGGTCATGTCCTCCTTCGTCCGCAACCGACTCGTCGACGAGGTGTACCTGCCCCTCATCGGTGACAACCTCGCCAAGCAGCTGGGCGCTGCCGGGGACGCCAAGCGCACCGACAACAGCGGTCTGCTGCTGCTCCTCTCACCGCCCGGATACGGCAAGACCACGCTCATGGAGTACGTCGCCGAGCGCCTCGGGCTGCTCCTGGTCAAGGTCGACGGTCCGGCCCTCGGCCACCACACCACCTCGCTGGACCCGGCCGAGGCCCCGGACGCCGCCGCCCGCCGGGAGCTGGAGAAGATCGCCTTCGCCCTCGCGGCCGGCAGCAACGTCCTGCTCTACCTGGACGACATCCAGCACACCTCGCCCGAGCTGCTCCAGAAGTTCATCCCGCTGTGCGACGCGACCCGCACCCTGAACGGTCACGACCTGCGCGGCAAGCGCTTCGCGGTCTGCATGGCCGGCAACCCGTACACCGAGTCCGGGCAGCGCTTCAGCATCCCCGACATGCTCGCCAACCGCGCCGACGTCTGGAACCTCGGCGACGTACTGACCGGCAAGGAGGACGCCTTCGCCCTCAGCTTCGTCGAGAACGCCCTCACCTCCAACCCGGTCCTCGCCCCACTCGCCGCCCGCGACCGCGCCGACCTGGAGCTGCTCGTACGGCTCGCCGCCGATGACCCGACCGCCCGGCGCGACCGACTCACCCACCCCTACCCGCCGGCCGAACTCGACCGGATCCTCGCCGTGCTCCGCCACCTATTCATCGCCCGGGGCACGGTCCTCGCGGTGAACGACGCCTACATCGCCTCCGCAGCCCAGAGCGAGGCCAGCCGCACCGAACCGCCCTTCCGGCTCCAAGGCTCGTACCGCAACATGAACAAGATCGTGGCCCGCATCTCGCCCGCCATGAACGAAGCCGAGCTGATCGCCGTAATCGACGACCACTACACGTCAGAGGCCCAGACCCTCACCACCGGAGCCGAGGCCAACCTCCTCAAGCTCGGCGCCCTCCGCGGCACACTCGCCGAACGTCAGGCGGCCCGCTGGTCCGAGATCACCACCTCGTACGTCCGCGCTCAGGCACTCGGAAGCTCCGGCGACGACCCCCTGAGCCGGGCAGTGGCCGCCCTCGGCCTGCTCGCCGACCGGGTGGCCGCCGTGGAGAGCGCCATCACTCGCGCCACGGACCCACGCCACCTGCTCGCAACCTCGAACGGCAGGCACGCCGCCCGCGAAGAATGA
- a CDS encoding flotillin family protein: MDAISLGLGTLVIVVLVLVIAALLVVTRLFRKVEQGKALIVSKMRKVDVTFTGQVVLPVLHKAEVMDISVKTIEISRTGRDGLICKDNIRADIRISFFVRVNKTVEDVIKVAQAIGTQRASDKATLQELFNAKFSEALKTVGKQLDFTDLYTMRNELRDRIIHIIGTDLNGYSLEDAAIDYLEQTPLSQLDAGNILDAQGIRKITELTAIESVRTNEFRQHEQKELTRQNVDAREAILELERRQADAEIKQRREIETVRAREEAQTASVVEEERLRAQSAFLKTEEQLGIQRENQAREVAVAQKNRERVIAVENERIEKDRLLEVIARERETQLSRIAADKEVETEKRDIAEVVRERIAVDRTVAEQEESIKRLRVVEEAERTRQAIVIGAEAEAQERLVKDIKAAEAAEQAAVHRAAEELTLAEARNKTADLDARAKIRLAEGIQAEAAAEGLAAVAVRVREADAIEKTGRAEAGATTARLKAEADGAREMALAEATAIGEKLKAEAEGLTEKAAAMAALDEASRGHEEYRLRLEAEKEIRLAGLDVQRQVAEAQATVLATGLESADISIIGGESAFFDRIVGAMSMGRAVDGFMGSSQTAQALAGPWLDGAGSFTEDLTKVLGSVSTSDVRNLTVSALLMKLMPGESGQLDELMAKARQLGLADLPVTTLAGLNGAAKS; encoded by the coding sequence ATGGATGCCATCTCATTGGGCCTCGGCACGCTCGTCATCGTCGTTCTCGTCCTGGTGATCGCCGCGCTGCTCGTGGTGACCCGGCTGTTCCGCAAGGTCGAGCAGGGCAAGGCCCTGATCGTCTCGAAGATGCGGAAGGTCGATGTGACCTTCACCGGGCAGGTGGTGCTGCCCGTGCTCCACAAGGCCGAGGTCATGGACATCTCGGTGAAGACCATCGAGATCTCCCGGACCGGCCGCGACGGTCTGATCTGCAAGGACAACATCCGCGCCGACATCCGGATCTCGTTCTTCGTGCGCGTCAACAAGACCGTCGAGGACGTCATCAAGGTCGCTCAGGCCATCGGTACGCAGCGGGCCTCGGACAAGGCGACCCTGCAGGAGCTGTTCAACGCCAAGTTCTCCGAGGCGCTCAAGACGGTCGGCAAGCAGCTCGACTTCACCGACCTCTACACGATGCGCAACGAACTGCGCGACCGGATCATCCACATCATCGGCACCGATCTGAACGGCTACAGCCTGGAGGACGCGGCGATCGACTACCTGGAGCAGACCCCGCTCTCCCAGCTGGACGCCGGCAACATCCTCGACGCCCAGGGCATCCGGAAGATCACCGAGCTGACGGCCATCGAGAGCGTACGCACCAACGAGTTCCGTCAGCACGAGCAGAAGGAGCTCACCCGCCAGAACGTCGACGCCCGCGAGGCCATCTTGGAGCTGGAGCGCCGCCAGGCCGACGCGGAGATCAAGCAGCGCCGCGAGATCGAGACGGTGCGGGCGCGGGAGGAGGCGCAGACCGCGAGCGTGGTGGAGGAGGAGCGGCTGCGGGCGCAGAGCGCCTTCCTCAAGACGGAGGAGCAGCTCGGCATCCAGCGCGAGAACCAGGCGCGTGAGGTGGCCGTCGCGCAGAAGAACCGCGAGCGGGTCATCGCCGTCGAGAACGAGCGGATCGAGAAGGACCGTCTGCTGGAGGTCATCGCGCGGGAGCGGGAGACCCAGCTGAGCCGGATCGCGGCCGACAAGGAGGTCGAGACCGAGAAGCGGGACATCGCCGAGGTCGTGCGGGAGCGGATCGCGGTGGACCGTACGGTCGCCGAGCAGGAGGAGTCCATCAAGCGGCTGCGGGTGGTGGAGGAGGCCGAGCGGACCCGGCAGGCGATCGTCATCGGGGCCGAGGCCGAGGCGCAGGAGAGGCTGGTCAAGGACATCAAGGCCGCGGAGGCGGCCGAGCAGGCGGCTGTGCACCGGGCGGCCGAGGAGCTCACCCTCGCCGAGGCCCGCAACAAGACCGCCGACCTCGATGCTCGCGCCAAGATCCGTCTCGCCGAGGGCATCCAGGCGGAGGCCGCCGCCGAGGGCCTGGCCGCGGTCGCCGTACGGGTGAGGGAAGCGGACGCGATCGAGAAGACCGGCCGGGCCGAGGCCGGGGCCACGACGGCCCGGCTGAAGGCGGAGGCGGACGGCGCCCGCGAGATGGCGCTGGCCGAGGCGACCGCCATCGGCGAGAAGCTGAAGGCGGAGGCGGAGGGCCTGACCGAGAAGGCCGCGGCGATGGCCGCCCTGGACGAGGCCTCGCGCGGCCACGAGGAGTACCGGCTGCGGCTGGAGGCGGAGAAGGAGATCCGGCTCGCCGGGCTGGACGTGCAGCGCCAGGTCGCGGAGGCCCAGGCCACCGTGCTGGCGACGGGGCTGGAGAGCGCCGACATCAGCATCATCGGCGGGGAGTCGGCGTTCTTCGACCGGATCGTCGGCGCGATGTCGATGGGCCGGGCCGTGGACGGGTTCATGGGCAGCTCCCAGACCGCCCAGGCCCTGGCCGGGCCCTGGCTGGACGGCGCCGGCTCCTTCACCGAGGACCTCACGAAGGTGCTGGGCTCGGTGTCCACGTCCGACGTGCGGAACCTGACCGTCTCCGCCCTGCTGATGAAGCTCATGCCGGGCGAATCCGGGCAGCTGGACGAGCTGATGGCCAAGGCCCGGCAGCTGGGTCTGGCCGACCTGCCAGTGACCACGCTTGCCGGCCTGAACGGCGCTGCCAAAAGCTGA
- a CDS encoding PucR family transcriptional regulator, whose protein sequence is MGRLDRGGAVTEDQTVGEHLTGYAAILVDACATGRRLTRDELDARRDAGERAAEAGIGLRSLVRAHLSAAQEVRPALSPSGADHLLAAVEQAVDAFAGGYERAQYQAVRQEEAVRREFVDDLLYGRSDLGRLAERAARFGLRLSQAHAVAVAQGSEPYGEGYPVARGIEAAVLTRFGNRDILLTTKDGRLICVAPGDQPEVLAFFAKQAYAATDGGRVAIGRAHAGAGGVVHSYEEALNALDLGERMELEDPVLHAADLLVYPVLARDREAMADLVEAMLGPLQQARGGAQPLIDTLHAYFDSGCVATDAARRLSLSVRALTYRLERIHQLTRADPADPRHRYSLQTAVIGARLLGWPGSAD, encoded by the coding sequence ATGGGGCGTCTAGATCGGGGAGGGGCCGTGACGGAGGACCAGACGGTCGGGGAGCATTTGACCGGGTACGCGGCGATCCTGGTGGACGCATGCGCCACGGGCCGTCGGCTCACGCGTGATGAACTGGACGCGCGGCGCGATGCGGGGGAGCGGGCCGCAGAGGCCGGGATTGGGCTGCGGAGCCTGGTACGAGCCCATCTCAGTGCAGCTCAGGAGGTGCGGCCGGCCCTGTCGCCGTCCGGAGCGGACCATCTGCTGGCGGCTGTGGAGCAGGCCGTGGACGCGTTCGCCGGGGGCTACGAGCGGGCTCAATACCAGGCGGTTCGCCAGGAAGAGGCAGTGCGCCGCGAGTTCGTCGACGACCTGCTGTACGGGCGCAGCGACCTGGGGCGGCTGGCGGAGCGGGCCGCGCGCTTCGGGCTGCGCCTGTCGCAGGCGCATGCGGTGGCGGTGGCCCAGGGATCCGAACCGTACGGAGAGGGCTATCCCGTCGCGCGCGGCATCGAGGCGGCCGTGCTGACACGGTTCGGGAACCGGGACATCCTGCTGACGACGAAGGACGGCCGGCTGATATGCGTGGCACCGGGTGACCAGCCCGAGGTCCTGGCCTTCTTCGCGAAGCAGGCGTACGCGGCGACCGACGGCGGCCGGGTGGCGATCGGCCGTGCGCATGCGGGCGCCGGAGGCGTCGTCCACTCCTACGAGGAAGCCCTCAACGCCCTTGACCTCGGCGAGCGGATGGAGCTGGAAGATCCGGTGCTCCACGCCGCCGACCTGCTGGTCTATCCGGTCCTGGCTCGCGACCGGGAGGCCATGGCCGACCTGGTGGAGGCCATGCTCGGGCCGCTCCAGCAGGCCCGGGGCGGCGCGCAGCCGCTGATCGACACCCTCCACGCGTACTTCGACAGCGGTTGCGTGGCAACCGACGCGGCCCGCCGGCTTTCCCTCAGTGTGCGCGCCCTGACGTACCGGCTCGAACGAATCCACCAGCTGACCCGGGCCGACCCCGCCGACCCGCGCCACCGCTACTCGCTCCAGACCGCCGTGATCGGGGCCCGGCTGCTGGGCTGGCCCGGCTCGGCCGACTGA
- a CDS encoding LacI family DNA-binding transcriptional regulator, producing the protein MGYAEKRATYWRGRYKITEGKYGTVQDDTGAVVKFATKREAKQAADAAEVTVRRGDWRDPTLGHETFGEYASRWYDVQDLAASTMQNYRRHIEEHLLPEFGEQALAGILRTDVDRWEKAEKAVYAASSVKTWRATLHLILADAVEDGLIGANPATKRRGRGKRAGRSRDRGPEKVVTDALGALLIAERAALLSGRDDEFVAVILKAYTGMRWGEIVGWETEFARPGSARVEWQLYELDSGEMVRCPPKDDSYRTIDLPDWLSALVANHIVRTKPTPCPCHGRTYVFQGQGTARTGGHQGAKLVDVARRAEVSTGTVSNVLNHPDRVREATRARVELAIQELGFVRGGIPSEYAAHWRRNGFATWLFQPAATGWYPKKAPQEARPVPLLGDPWPGVPVRGRNAHGRADACWTPIAKGLTPHGLRHSHRTVMEDLGTEKVLMDERMGHIDGSVSARYAHVTPGMRRRLLAGLTSQWEEAIRARRALSPRSSVTALDRLLRATV; encoded by the coding sequence GTGGGATACGCGGAAAAGCGTGCGACGTACTGGCGGGGCCGGTACAAGATCACCGAAGGCAAGTACGGCACGGTGCAGGACGACACCGGAGCGGTGGTCAAGTTCGCCACCAAACGGGAGGCCAAGCAGGCCGCAGACGCGGCCGAGGTCACGGTCCGCCGAGGTGACTGGCGTGACCCGACGCTCGGACACGAGACGTTCGGCGAGTACGCGAGCCGCTGGTACGACGTCCAGGACCTGGCCGCCTCCACCATGCAGAACTACCGGCGCCACATCGAGGAACACCTGCTCCCCGAGTTCGGGGAGCAGGCGCTCGCCGGCATCCTCCGCACCGACGTCGACCGGTGGGAGAAGGCGGAGAAGGCCGTCTACGCGGCCTCGAGCGTGAAGACGTGGCGGGCTACCCTGCACCTCATCCTGGCCGACGCCGTTGAGGATGGCCTCATCGGCGCCAATCCCGCGACGAAGCGCCGAGGCCGGGGCAAGCGGGCCGGCCGCTCCCGCGACCGAGGCCCGGAGAAGGTGGTCACCGACGCGCTCGGCGCCCTGCTCATCGCCGAGCGGGCGGCACTCCTGTCGGGCCGCGACGACGAGTTCGTCGCCGTGATCCTCAAGGCGTACACCGGCATGCGCTGGGGCGAAATCGTGGGATGGGAGACGGAGTTCGCCAGACCGGGCTCCGCACGGGTCGAGTGGCAGCTGTACGAACTCGACTCGGGCGAGATGGTGCGCTGTCCTCCCAAGGACGACAGCTACCGCACCATCGACCTCCCGGACTGGCTCTCCGCCCTGGTTGCGAACCACATCGTGCGAACCAAGCCGACACCCTGCCCGTGCCACGGCAGGACGTACGTCTTCCAGGGCCAGGGCACCGCGCGGACCGGCGGCCACCAGGGAGCCAAGCTCGTGGACGTCGCCCGCAGGGCCGAGGTGTCCACCGGCACGGTCTCCAACGTGCTGAACCACCCCGACCGGGTCCGGGAGGCCACCCGTGCCCGGGTCGAACTCGCCATCCAGGAGCTGGGCTTTGTGCGCGGGGGGATACCGAGTGAGTACGCCGCCCACTGGCGCCGCAACGGCTTCGCCACCTGGCTGTTCCAGCCGGCCGCCACTGGCTGGTACCCGAAGAAGGCCCCGCAGGAGGCTCGCCCGGTTCCGCTGCTTGGCGACCCCTGGCCGGGTGTCCCCGTCCGAGGCCGCAACGCGCACGGCCGCGCGGATGCCTGCTGGACCCCCATCGCAAAGGGCCTCACTCCGCACGGCCTCCGACACTCCCACCGGACGGTCATGGAGGACCTGGGCACGGAAAAGGTCCTCATGGACGAGCGCATGGGCCACATCGATGGCTCCGTCTCGGCTCGCTACGCCCACGTGACGCCCGGCATGCGTCGGCGCCTCCTCGCGGGGCTGACCAGCCAGTGGGAGGAGGCGATCCGGGCCCGCCGGGCGCTGAGTCCCCGCTCCTCCGTCACCGCCCTCGACCGCCTGCTGCGAGCAACCGTGTAA
- a CDS encoding ATP-binding protein, translating to MSTATREPQRAGILAARLNGILAARGIDPDSVPAQPPSEPVTALELADRRIPARYREATATDPGVHAWTEQVARMGRVGPGGTRGISYGPSLLIVGPTGTGKTYQAYGAVRSLLIAGVRLRWQAVTSADLHAQLRPRPNHDPEREIQELGRCPLLILDDLGAAKQSEWTEELTYRLINRRYTEVLPTLITTNLPTQALRDAVGDRVASRLAEMTDRVILSGTDRRRSAPRPS from the coding sequence GTGAGCACCGCGACCCGCGAACCGCAGCGTGCCGGGATCCTGGCGGCTCGCCTGAACGGGATCCTCGCCGCCCGGGGCATCGACCCCGACAGCGTCCCTGCCCAGCCACCGTCCGAGCCCGTGACCGCACTGGAGCTCGCTGACCGGCGCATCCCCGCCCGCTACCGCGAGGCCACTGCCACCGACCCCGGTGTGCATGCCTGGACGGAGCAGGTCGCCCGTATGGGCCGGGTCGGCCCCGGCGGCACCCGCGGGATCTCGTACGGACCCTCGCTGCTGATCGTCGGCCCCACCGGAACCGGCAAGACGTACCAGGCGTACGGTGCCGTGCGCTCCCTGCTCATCGCCGGGGTCCGGCTGCGCTGGCAGGCGGTCACCTCCGCCGACCTGCACGCTCAGCTCCGCCCGCGGCCCAACCACGACCCCGAACGGGAGATCCAGGAACTCGGCCGGTGCCCGCTGCTGATCCTGGACGACCTCGGCGCGGCCAAGCAGTCCGAGTGGACCGAGGAGCTGACGTACCGGCTGATCAACCGCCGCTACACCGAGGTGCTCCCCACGCTCATCACCACCAACCTCCCCACCCAGGCCCTGCGCGACGCCGTCGGCGACCGCGTCGCCTCCCGCCTGGCCGAGATGACCGACCGCGTCATCCTCAGCGGCACCGACCGCCGCCGGTCCGCCCCGCGCCCCTCCTGA